The window GGGCCGACGTCGAGCATGACATTGAAGACGGGGCGAATGCCGGCGTTTCAGGCACTCCGGCCTTTTTCATCAACGGGGTTCTGTTATCCGGGGCGGTTCCGTTTGAGAACTTTAAAGACATTATAGATGAAGAGGTGGCGCGCGTGGGGACCCGGACGTTTATCCGCGACAAGGGAGTGATGCCGTAACTCGGACGGGGGGAAGGAATCATGGCGGAACAAAATCTGGATCGAATCGAAATCCCGGAAGTCCTTCCGCTTCTGCCGGTCAAGGACGTCGTCCTTTTCCCCCATGTGATTCTCCCCCTCTTCGTGGGGCGAGAGAGTTCCATTCAGGCGGTTGAAGCGGCGTTGGCCAAGGACCGGTTGCTTTTTCTAGCCGCTCAGAAGGACATACAGGCGGAAGTGGTGACCCCGGAAGGGATCCATCCGCACGGATGCATCGGGATGATCATGCGGATGCACAAGCTGCCGGTTCCGGACGGGCGGATCAAAATCCTCGTCCAAGGAATTCGTCGGGCCAAAGTGGAGGAGTACGTCCAGGAGACTCCGCACTATTTTGTCCGACTGAAGGAGTTCCCGGAACCCGACATCGCCAAGAAAAGAATAGAGCTGACGGCGATGATGCGGACGATCAAGGAGGTCTTGGAGAAGATCGTTTCTCACGGGAAGATCCTTTCGCCCGAGATTTTGATCGTTCTCGATGACGTCTCCGATCCGGGACGATTGGCGGATCTGGTGGCGTCCTACCTGGGATTGAAAGTCGAAGAAGCGCAGCCGATCTTGGAAATGACCGAGCCGGAGGATCGACTCAAGGCGGTTCTCACCCACCTGCAAAAAGAGCTCGATATTCTCTCCGTTCAGCAAAAGATTCAGACCCAGGCCAAGGGAGAGATGACGAGGATGCAGCGCGAGTACTATCTCCGCGAGCAGCTTCGTGCGATCAAATCCGAACTGGGCGAGGGAGACTCCAAGGGCGAAGAACTTCGCGAACTTCGGGAGAAAATCGACAAGGTCAAAATGCCGCCCGAGGCGGAGGAAGAGGCATACAAGCAGCTTAAACGGTTGGAGAACATGCATCCCGACGCGGCGGAAGCTTCGATCGTTCGGACCTATCTGGATTGGTTGGTGGATCTGCCCTGGAGCGTGATGTCGAAGGACAACATCGATCTCTCCAAAGCCAAGACGATACTGGACGACGATCATTTTGATCTCGAAAAAGTGAAGGATCGAATCCTCGAATTTCTCGGAGTCACGAAATTGAAGAAGAAACTCAAGGGCCCCATTCTTTGTTTCGTCGGTCCCCCCGGCGTCGGGAAGACGTCACTCGGTAAATCGATCGCGAAAGCGATGGGAAGACAGTTTGTTCGTGTTTCGTTGGGCGGGATGAGGGACGAGGCCGAGATCCGAGGTCATCGACGAACTTACGTGGGAGCCATGCCCGGCCGAATCGTTCAGGGAATCAAGCAGGCGGGCACGCGGAACCCGATTTTCGTTCTGGATGAGGTCGATAAGATCGGCGCGGATTTTCGGGGCGATCCTTCCTCCGCGCTATTGGAGGTTCTCGATCCGGAACAGAATCACACGTTTCGGGACCATTATTTGAATCTTCCATTTGACCTCTCCAACACGATGTTCATCGCCACGGCGAATCTGGTCGATCCGATTCCACCGGCGTTGCGGGACCGCATGGAGGTCATCGGTCTGTCCGGGTACACCCAAGAGGAAAAAGTGGAAATCGCTCACCGTTATTTGATTCCCAAGCAGCTCGAGGAAAACGGGGTCACCGAAAAGCAGGTGGAAATTGGCAACGAAGCGCTCAAGACCCTGATCGATCAATATACAAAGGAAGCGGGACTTCGAAACCTGGAACGGGAGATCGCGTCGGTCTTTCGAAAAGCGGCGAAACGAGTGGCGGAAGGTGAAAAGACCAAGCTCGTGGTGACGCCGACAAATATTCATAAGCTCTTGGGGCCGCCGAAATTTATTCCCGAAGGGGAACAGGAAAAGAACGAGGTGGGAGTGGCGACGGGGCTCGCCTGGACGGCTACCGGCGGCGAAATTCTCTTTGTGGAAGCTACGCTGATGAAAGGACGCGGAACGCTGACCCTGACCGGACATTTGGGAGACGTGATGAAGGAGTCCGCGCGCGCGGCGCTTTCGTACGCGCGATCGAAAGCCAAAGAACTCGGCATCAAGGACATTCTGTTCCAGAACCGCGACATTCATATTCACGTTCCCGCGGGTGCGATTCCAAAGGACGGCCCCTCGGCGGGCGTGACGATGGCGACAGCGCTGATTTCCGCGTTAACCCGACGGCCGATCAATCGGAAGGTGGCCATGACGGGTGAAATCACGTTGCGCGGGCACGTGCTGCCGGTGGGCGGCGTGAAGGAAAAGGTATTGGCCGCCCGGCGCTCGAAAATCACCACGATTTTAATCCCCGAGAACAACGAGAAGGATCTGGAGGAAATTCCGGAGCATTACCGGAAAGGGTTGAAGCTGATACCGGTGGCGACGATGAGAGACGTCCTGGCCCATGCGCTCAATGTCCGTGGATCGGACAAAACCAGAGAAACGCCGGCCGGGGGAGAGCGGACGCCGCGGTCGAGCAGTCATCGCCAACGAGAAGCGACGGCGTAGCCCTTTCCGAGGGACCGGAGGAGAGATATCTGGACCCGGCACTCATAACCCAGACTGCGATTCTGTTCGTCCTCATCCTCTTTTCCGGGTTTTTTTCCAGTTCGGAATCGGCGCTTTTTAGCCTCGGTCTGCATCGAGTACGACGACTAAAAATCTCGGCGCCGCGCAGTTATCGGTCGGCACAAAAACTTCTCAGCGAACCGACGAAGTTGCTCTCGACTCTTCTAACCGGAAACGAGGCGGTGAACGCCGCCATCAGCGTCGTCGGATCGTCGCTGGTTTACCGCCTGCTCTACAATCGAGTGGAGCACGAGTATCTGCCGTTGCTCGCAATTATCTGTGTGCTCCCGTTCGTCCTGATCTTCGGGGAAATCGTTCCAAAAACGCTCGGAGTTCGAAATCCCGAGCGTCTTGCGGCCATGAACTCCCTTCCTCTTTATTGGTTTAGTCGCTTCATCGCTCCGGTTCGCGACGGACTGAGTTGGATTTCGCATCAAGTGCTGCGGATCACGGGCAGCTCGGTTTCGGGCGCCGGAGGAGTGTCGGAAGAAGTGTTTCGCTCGATGGTGGATGCCGGCACGGAGGAAGGTGTCCTCGACGCCCGCGAACAGCGGATGA is drawn from Bdellovibrionota bacterium and contains these coding sequences:
- a CDS encoding thioredoxin domain-containing protein; translated protein: ADVEHDIEDGANAGVSGTPAFFINGVLLSGAVPFENFKDIIDEEVARVGTRTFIRDKGVMP
- the lon gene encoding endopeptidase La, whose protein sequence is MAEQNLDRIEIPEVLPLLPVKDVVLFPHVILPLFVGRESSIQAVEAALAKDRLLFLAAQKDIQAEVVTPEGIHPHGCIGMIMRMHKLPVPDGRIKILVQGIRRAKVEEYVQETPHYFVRLKEFPEPDIAKKRIELTAMMRTIKEVLEKIVSHGKILSPEILIVLDDVSDPGRLADLVASYLGLKVEEAQPILEMTEPEDRLKAVLTHLQKELDILSVQQKIQTQAKGEMTRMQREYYLREQLRAIKSELGEGDSKGEELRELREKIDKVKMPPEAEEEAYKQLKRLENMHPDAAEASIVRTYLDWLVDLPWSVMSKDNIDLSKAKTILDDDHFDLEKVKDRILEFLGVTKLKKKLKGPILCFVGPPGVGKTSLGKSIAKAMGRQFVRVSLGGMRDEAEIRGHRRTYVGAMPGRIVQGIKQAGTRNPIFVLDEVDKIGADFRGDPSSALLEVLDPEQNHTFRDHYLNLPFDLSNTMFIATANLVDPIPPALRDRMEVIGLSGYTQEEKVEIAHRYLIPKQLEENGVTEKQVEIGNEALKTLIDQYTKEAGLRNLEREIASVFRKAAKRVAEGEKTKLVVTPTNIHKLLGPPKFIPEGEQEKNEVGVATGLAWTATGGEILFVEATLMKGRGTLTLTGHLGDVMKESARAALSYARSKAKELGIKDILFQNRDIHIHVPAGAIPKDGPSAGVTMATALISALTRRPINRKVAMTGEITLRGHVLPVGGVKEKVLAARRSKITTILIPENNEKDLEEIPEHYRKGLKLIPVATMRDVLAHALNVRGSDKTRETPAGGERTPRSSSHRQREATA
- a CDS encoding hemolysin family protein; the protein is MFVLILFSGFFSSSESALFSLGLHRVRRLKISAPRSYRSAQKLLSEPTKLLSTLLTGNEAVNAAISVVGSSLVYRLLYNRVEHEYLPLLAIICVLPFVLIFGEIVPKTLGVRNPERLAAMNSLPLYWFSRFIAPVRDGLSWISHQVLRITGSSVSGAGGVSEEVFRSMVDAGTEEGVLDAREQRMIHSVFNLDDLRVDRFMTPFEKVSYLQSKMTIREALKKIDSERYSRFPVLDEEKKVVGTLYSKDLLGVSDLDPDASILPLIRAPLLVPRETTALHLFAQFRSKRTHFGMVCGTFAHEMIGVVTLEDVLEQVFGDIRDERDMDEGTPSKP